A single window of Micrococcaceae bacterium Sec5.1 DNA harbors:
- a CDS encoding LacI family DNA-binding transcriptional regulator, producing MSQTASIKDVATHAQVAVGTVSNVLNYPDRVSQRTKERVLKSIAELGFVRNDAARQLRAGQSRTIGLIVLDVGNPFFSSLARAAEDAATALGSVVLVGDSGQDASREVHYMDLFQEQRVQGLLISPVGDVGDRIDTLRERGVPTVLVDQLADTERCSSVSVDDEEGGYLAAQHLLDTGRRRLAFVGTPSIRQVANRLNGAQRAVAEVAGATIEVLDSAGQTVLAGRQVGNDLVERSPDERPEAVFCSNDLLALGVMQSVTMLRTIKIPEDIALIGYDDIDFAVSAVVPLSSIRQPTEALGRTAIELLAEEQESGGTKHRAVVFTPELVVRQSTSGTPK from the coding sequence ATGTCCCAAACAGCGAGCATCAAAGACGTTGCCACCCACGCACAAGTGGCCGTGGGAACTGTTTCCAACGTGCTGAACTATCCGGACCGCGTATCGCAAAGGACCAAGGAGCGAGTCCTCAAATCCATCGCCGAACTCGGCTTCGTCCGCAACGACGCCGCACGCCAACTCCGCGCAGGGCAGAGCCGAACCATCGGACTGATCGTACTGGACGTGGGCAACCCGTTCTTCTCCTCCTTGGCTCGCGCGGCGGAAGATGCGGCGACAGCCCTGGGCAGCGTCGTGCTGGTGGGGGACAGCGGCCAGGACGCTTCCCGGGAAGTCCATTACATGGACCTGTTCCAGGAACAGCGGGTCCAGGGCCTGCTGATCTCGCCCGTAGGGGACGTTGGGGATCGGATCGATACGCTGCGTGAACGCGGCGTGCCAACCGTCCTGGTGGACCAACTCGCCGACACCGAGCGGTGCAGCTCAGTCTCCGTGGATGACGAAGAAGGCGGATATCTTGCCGCCCAGCACCTGCTGGACACGGGCCGCCGTCGTCTGGCTTTTGTTGGTACCCCATCAATTCGCCAGGTAGCCAACCGACTCAACGGCGCGCAGCGGGCCGTCGCAGAAGTAGCTGGGGCGACCATCGAGGTCCTGGATTCCGCAGGGCAGACCGTCCTTGCGGGGCGCCAAGTGGGCAACGATTTGGTGGAGCGGTCTCCGGACGAAAGGCCCGAAGCCGTGTTCTGTTCCAACGACCTCCTGGCGCTCGGCGTCATGCAGTCCGTGACCATGCTCCGGACTATCAAGATCCCCGAGGATATTGCCCTGATTGGCTACGACGACATCGACTTCGCCGTCTCCGCCGTCGTACCCTTGTCCTCCATCCGCCAGCCCACCGAGGCCTTGGGCCGCACCGCGATCGAGTTGCTGGCGGAGGAGCAGGAAAGCGGCGGAACCAAACACCGGGCCGTGGTGTTCACGCCGGAGCTCGTGGTGCGTCAAAGCACGTCCGGCACGCCCAAGTAG
- a CDS encoding bifunctional aldolase/short-chain dehydrogenase — MTNTANESVQQLISRSNRLGADKRNTNFAGGNTSAKGTEKDPVTGQDVELLWVKGSGGDLGTLKAENLAVLRLDRLQALKSVYPGVEREDEMVAAFDYCLHGKGGAAPSIDTAMHGLVDAAHVDHLHPDSGIAIATAVDGEALTSKVFGEKVVWVPWRRPGFQLGLDIAAIKEANPQAIGTILGGHGITAWGATSEEAEANSLWIIDQAEKFIAENGKAEPFGAKLPGYGALPEAERKAKAAALAPVIRGLASTDKPQLGHFSDDAVVLEFLAAEEHPRLGALGTSCPDHFLRTKVKPLVLDLPADASIEDSVNRLKDLHADYREDYQAYYDRHADADSPALRGADPAIVLIPGVGMFSFGKDKQTARVAGEFYINAINVMRGAESISTYAPIEESEKFRIEYWALEEAKLARMPKPKSHATRIALVTGAASGIGKAIATRLASDGACVVIADLNLENAQAVAAELGGPDVAIGVQADVTDEAQIAAAIQEAVLAFGGLDLVVNNAGLSISKPLLETTEKDWDLQHNVMAKGSFLVSKAAAKVMIEQGMGGDIIYISSKNSVFAGPNNIAYSATKADQAHQVRLLAAELGEYGVRVNGINPDGVVRGSGIFAGGWGAKRAAVYGVDEQELGKYYAQRTLLKREVLPEHVANAASVLTSNELSHTTGLHIPVDAGVAAAFLR; from the coding sequence ATGACCAACACAGCTAATGAGTCCGTACAGCAACTGATTTCCCGCTCCAACCGCCTCGGTGCGGACAAGCGGAACACCAACTTCGCCGGCGGCAACACCTCCGCCAAGGGCACCGAGAAGGACCCGGTCACGGGCCAGGACGTCGAGCTCCTCTGGGTCAAGGGCTCCGGTGGTGACCTCGGCACGCTGAAGGCCGAAAATCTGGCGGTACTCCGGCTGGACCGGCTGCAGGCACTGAAGTCCGTTTACCCCGGCGTCGAGCGTGAAGACGAAATGGTGGCCGCCTTCGATTACTGCCTGCACGGCAAGGGGGGCGCTGCGCCGTCGATCGATACTGCCATGCACGGCCTGGTGGACGCTGCGCATGTTGATCACCTGCACCCCGATTCGGGCATCGCGATTGCGACGGCGGTGGACGGCGAAGCGCTGACCTCGAAGGTATTCGGCGAGAAGGTTGTGTGGGTTCCCTGGCGTCGCCCCGGTTTCCAGCTCGGCTTGGACATCGCCGCGATCAAGGAAGCGAACCCGCAGGCCATCGGCACCATCCTCGGTGGCCACGGCATCACCGCCTGGGGTGCCACGAGTGAAGAGGCTGAGGCCAACTCGCTGTGGATCATCGATCAGGCAGAGAAGTTCATCGCGGAGAACGGCAAGGCAGAGCCCTTCGGCGCGAAGCTCCCCGGCTACGGCGCACTGCCCGAGGCCGAACGCAAAGCCAAGGCAGCCGCCCTCGCTCCGGTGATCCGCGGCCTGGCCTCCACGGACAAACCGCAGCTGGGGCACTTCAGTGATGACGCCGTCGTGCTTGAATTCCTCGCCGCGGAAGAGCACCCGCGCCTCGGCGCGCTGGGCACCTCCTGCCCTGACCATTTCCTGCGCACCAAGGTCAAGCCGCTGGTCCTGGACCTGCCCGCCGATGCCTCGATCGAGGATTCCGTCAACCGCTTGAAGGACCTGCACGCGGACTACCGCGAGGACTATCAGGCGTACTACGACCGCCACGCCGACGCCGATAGCCCGGCATTGCGCGGGGCGGACCCGGCAATCGTGCTGATTCCCGGCGTCGGCATGTTCTCCTTCGGCAAGGACAAGCAGACCGCCCGCGTGGCTGGCGAGTTCTACATCAACGCCATCAATGTGATGCGTGGTGCCGAGTCGATCTCCACCTACGCGCCGATCGAGGAATCCGAGAAGTTCCGCATCGAATACTGGGCCTTGGAGGAAGCCAAGCTCGCCCGCATGCCAAAGCCCAAGTCCCACGCCACCCGCATCGCACTGGTGACCGGTGCGGCGTCGGGCATCGGCAAGGCCATCGCCACGCGTTTGGCGTCCGACGGCGCGTGCGTAGTGATTGCCGACCTGAACCTTGAGAACGCCCAGGCCGTCGCCGCGGAACTGGGCGGACCCGACGTCGCCATCGGCGTCCAGGCTGACGTGACCGACGAAGCCCAGATCGCAGCAGCGATCCAGGAAGCCGTCCTCGCGTTCGGTGGCCTGGACCTGGTGGTCAACAACGCCGGCCTGTCCATCTCCAAGCCGCTGCTGGAAACCACTGAAAAGGACTGGGACCTGCAGCACAACGTCATGGCCAAGGGCTCATTCCTGGTGTCCAAGGCCGCGGCCAAGGTCATGATCGAGCAGGGCATGGGTGGGGACATCATCTACATCTCCTCCAAAAACTCCGTGTTCGCCGGCCCGAACAACATCGCCTACTCCGCCACGAAGGCCGACCAAGCCCACCAGGTCCGTCTGCTGGCTGCTGAGCTGGGCGAGTACGGCGTCCGCGTCAACGGCATCAACCCCGACGGCGTGGTCCGCGGCTCCGGCATTTTCGCCGGCGGCTGGGGCGCCAAGCGCGCTGCGGTGTACGGCGTGGACGAGCAGGAACTGGGCAAGTACTACGCCCAGCGCACCCTGCTCAAGCGCGAAGTCCTGCCGGAACACGTTGCCAATGCAGCCTCCGTGCTCACCAGCAATGAGCTGTCCCACACCACCGGCCTGCACATCCCCGTGGACGCGGGCGTCGCTGCGGCCTTCCTGCGCTAA
- a CDS encoding aldose 1-epimerase family protein, which produces MSSEFTLESGGYRAVITARAAALRVLQFQGRDLVVPFAAGEPIPDYRGIIAAPWPNRIADGAYRFNGKVHHLPVNEPDRGTSLHGLAFPLDWVLKESDADSLTLTCTVGPTPGYPFVLELSARYVLDDAGLHTRVTALNAADAPAPYGVCPHPYLVAGSSPLDQCVLDFAADSFLEVTPDRLLPVGVVGVEGHAFDFRTPRAIGTTEIDHAFTGIAFDGGLARLSLRDPAGTGVGMSWDESCPWLQIHTADKPAPLPNRLGLAVEPMTCPPDSFNSGTDLIRLEPGAEHTSAWSIYAL; this is translated from the coding sequence GTGAGCAGCGAATTCACGCTGGAGTCCGGCGGTTACCGGGCTGTCATCACAGCCCGGGCCGCGGCGCTGCGTGTTTTGCAGTTCCAGGGCCGCGACCTCGTGGTTCCCTTTGCGGCCGGCGAACCAATCCCGGATTACCGGGGAATCATCGCGGCGCCGTGGCCCAACCGGATTGCCGACGGTGCCTATCGTTTCAATGGCAAGGTGCATCACTTGCCCGTCAACGAACCGGACCGGGGCACGTCCTTGCACGGCCTCGCATTTCCCCTGGATTGGGTACTGAAAGAGTCCGACGCCGATTCACTCACGTTGACCTGCACAGTTGGGCCCACGCCGGGATACCCGTTCGTACTGGAGCTCTCGGCTCGGTACGTGTTGGACGACGCCGGGCTGCACACGCGGGTAACTGCCTTGAACGCAGCCGACGCTCCGGCACCGTACGGCGTGTGCCCGCACCCTTATCTCGTGGCCGGGTCGTCGCCGCTGGATCAGTGTGTCCTCGATTTTGCTGCGGATAGCTTCCTTGAGGTCACCCCTGACAGGCTGCTGCCCGTTGGTGTTGTGGGAGTTGAGGGCCACGCTTTCGATTTCCGGACCCCGCGCGCCATCGGCACCACTGAGATCGACCATGCGTTCACAGGAATAGCGTTCGACGGCGGGCTGGCGCGGCTTTCGCTGCGCGACCCGGCGGGCACCGGCGTCGGGATGTCCTGGGACGAAAGCTGCCCATGGCTGCAGATCCATACGGCTGACAAGCCGGCACCGCTTCCAAACCGGTTGGGCTTGGCCGTAGAGCCGATGACCTGCCCGCCCGACTCGTTCAACAGCGGTACTGACCTGATCCGCCTGGAACCCGGTGCCGAGCACACTTCGGCGTGGAGCATCTACGCCCTGTAG
- a CDS encoding L-rhamnose mutarotase, translated as MRVCFRSSVQPELIDEYKRRHAAVWPEMLHALKDAGWNNYSLFLAPDGQLIGYLECDDYQAAQARMVMTDVNARWQAEMATLFSNSDLPPDQGFEIVEEVFNLEDQLAKASTVATHQKEQA; from the coding sequence ATGAGGGTCTGTTTCCGCTCTTCCGTCCAGCCGGAGCTGATAGACGAATACAAGCGCCGGCACGCAGCCGTTTGGCCGGAAATGCTGCACGCCCTCAAGGACGCGGGATGGAATAACTACTCGCTGTTCCTGGCTCCCGACGGGCAACTGATCGGATACCTGGAATGTGACGACTACCAGGCCGCGCAAGCCCGGATGGTCATGACCGACGTCAACGCCCGCTGGCAGGCCGAAATGGCAACCCTGTTCTCGAACAGCGACCTGCCTCCGGACCAGGGATTCGAAATCGTCGAAGAAGTTTTCAATCTTGAGGATCAACTGGCCAAGGCCAGCACTGTCGCAACCCACCAGAAGGAACAAGCATGA
- a CDS encoding IS30 family transposase — MVKFTNRLVAEVVQSFWQQVSDGARFEDAGASVGWSVTTVRRELRSSGGVRPRRGRALTGRSLSFEERELISLWRGKESVREIARRLGRSPSTISRELRRNADKVFFYRATTAHARAHARAARPKTAKLNSNQTLREEVEKRLGKKDSPVQIAGRLRKDFPNNPEMWVSHETIYQSLYLESRGGLKRELVKNLRTGRTLRKPQRRPDERRGRIQDKVMIADRPAEVEDRAVPGHWEGDLIVGKDGKTAIGTVVERTTGFVMLLHVPTGENRAESVRDGLIRKMGALPEELRPSLTWDQGTEMRRHKEVKIAADIDIYFCDPHSPWQRGSNENTNGLLRQYFPKGSDLSIYSQTDLDYVAHELNDRPRQRFDFCTPNEMIRTFLLR, encoded by the coding sequence ATGGTGAAGTTTACGAATCGTTTGGTTGCTGAGGTTGTTCAGTCTTTCTGGCAGCAGGTTTCCGACGGCGCGCGTTTCGAAGATGCAGGTGCGTCCGTCGGGTGGTCCGTGACGACGGTCCGCCGTGAGCTGAGGTCCTCGGGAGGGGTCCGGCCCCGCAGGGGCCGGGCCCTGACCGGCCGTTCCCTGTCTTTCGAGGAGCGGGAGTTGATCTCCTTATGGCGGGGCAAGGAATCGGTCCGTGAGATCGCCAGACGGTTGGGCCGGTCCCCGTCAACGATCTCCCGGGAGCTGCGGCGGAACGCTGACAAGGTCTTTTTCTACCGGGCTACCACCGCCCATGCTCGTGCCCACGCCCGGGCAGCTCGGCCCAAGACCGCTAAGCTCAACAGCAACCAAACCCTGCGCGAGGAAGTCGAAAAGCGGCTCGGCAAGAAAGACTCACCGGTCCAGATCGCCGGCAGACTCCGCAAGGACTTCCCGAACAACCCGGAGATGTGGGTGTCACACGAGACCATCTACCAGTCCCTCTATCTTGAGTCCCGGGGCGGACTGAAGCGGGAACTGGTCAAGAACCTGCGCACCGGCCGGACCCTGCGCAAACCCCAACGCCGCCCCGACGAACGCCGCGGCAGAATCCAGGACAAGGTCATGATCGCCGACCGCCCCGCGGAGGTCGAAGACCGTGCCGTGCCAGGACATTGGGAAGGCGACTTGATCGTAGGCAAGGACGGGAAAACCGCCATCGGCACCGTAGTGGAGCGCACGACCGGGTTCGTGATGCTCCTCCATGTCCCGACCGGAGAAAACCGTGCGGAGTCCGTTCGGGATGGGCTGATCCGCAAAATGGGCGCCCTTCCCGAGGAACTGAGGCCCTCCCTGACCTGGGACCAAGGCACCGAGATGCGCAGGCACAAGGAAGTGAAGATCGCAGCCGATATCGATATCTACTTCTGCGATCCCCACTCACCTTGGCAACGCGGCTCGAACGAGAACACCAACGGGCTCCTGCGCCAGTACTTCCCCAAAGGCTCAGACCTAAGCATCTACAGCCAAACAGACCTCGACTACGTCGCCCACGAACTCAACGACAGACCCCGCCAACGATTCGACTTCTGCACCCCCAATGAGATGATCAGAACCTTCCTGTTGCGATAA
- a CDS encoding L-ribulose-5-phosphate 4-epimerase, with translation MSTLLETIAKVRREVCDLHAELTRYKLVVWTAGNVSGRIPGYDLMVIKPSGVSYDELTPEHMVVTDLYGTPVRGINIGSGGTVDWGNPDLSPSSDTAAHAYVYRHMPEVGGVVHTHSTYATAWAARGEEIPCVLTMMGDEFGGPIPVGPFALIGDDSIGQGIVETLKNSHSPAVLMQNHGPFTIGKDARSAVKAAVMCEEVAKTVHVSRQLGEPLPIDQAKIDSLYNRYQNVYGR, from the coding sequence ATGAGCACGCTCTTGGAAACCATCGCGAAAGTCCGGCGCGAAGTCTGCGACCTCCACGCTGAGCTGACCCGCTACAAGCTGGTTGTCTGGACTGCGGGCAACGTCTCCGGACGGATCCCTGGCTACGACCTCATGGTCATCAAGCCCTCCGGTGTCTCCTATGACGAGCTGACCCCCGAGCACATGGTGGTCACGGACCTTTACGGGACTCCCGTCAGGGGCATCAACATCGGAAGCGGCGGAACCGTTGACTGGGGCAACCCGGACCTCTCCCCGTCCTCTGACACTGCAGCCCATGCCTACGTCTACCGGCACATGCCCGAGGTTGGCGGAGTGGTGCACACCCACTCCACCTATGCCACGGCCTGGGCAGCCCGGGGCGAAGAGATCCCCTGCGTGCTGACCATGATGGGCGACGAGTTCGGCGGCCCGATCCCGGTAGGCCCGTTCGCACTGATCGGAGACGATTCGATCGGACAGGGAATCGTGGAGACCCTCAAGAACTCCCACTCCCCCGCCGTGCTCATGCAGAACCACGGACCTTTCACCATCGGCAAGGACGCGAGGTCCGCGGTGAAGGCAGCCGTGATGTGCGAGGAAGTGGCAAAGACGGTGCACGTCTCCCGGCAACTCGGCGAACCCCTCCCCATTGACCAGGCCAAGATCGACTCGCTCTACAACCGCTACCAAAACGTCTACGGCCGCTAA
- the rhaI gene encoding L-rhamnose isomerase produces the protein MNTTESALGRLGELAIEVPSWAYGNSGTRFKVFGTPGTPRTVQEKIADAAKVHELTGLAPTVALHIPWDKVDDYSALREYAAGLGVGLGTINSNTFQDDEYKFGSLTSSKESVRRRAIDHHLECIQIMDATGSKDLKIWLADGTNYPGQDDMRGRQDRLAESLQEIYAALGDEQRLVLEYKFFEPAFYHTDVPDWGTSYAQTLALGEKAFVCLDTGHHAPGTNIEFIVMQLLRLGKLGSFDFNSRFYADDDLIVGAADPFQLFRIMHEVIRGGGFGKDSGVALMLDQCHNLEEKIPGQIRSVLNVQEMTARALLVDTAALSEAQRAGDVLAANGIFNDAFYTDVRPVLAEWRESRGLPADPIAAYKASGYQKKINEDRAGGQQAGWGA, from the coding sequence ATGAACACCACAGAATCGGCCCTGGGCCGCTTGGGAGAACTGGCCATTGAAGTGCCATCCTGGGCCTACGGAAATTCGGGGACCCGGTTCAAGGTCTTCGGCACTCCAGGTACACCCCGCACCGTCCAGGAAAAGATCGCCGACGCCGCCAAGGTCCACGAGCTGACGGGCCTGGCGCCCACCGTTGCACTGCACATTCCGTGGGACAAGGTTGATGACTACTCTGCGCTGCGCGAATACGCGGCAGGACTGGGCGTTGGACTGGGCACCATCAACTCCAACACGTTCCAGGACGACGAGTACAAATTCGGTTCCCTGACCTCGTCCAAGGAGTCTGTGCGCCGCCGGGCGATCGACCACCATCTTGAGTGCATCCAGATCATGGATGCCACCGGATCAAAGGACCTGAAGATCTGGTTGGCCGACGGCACCAACTACCCCGGCCAGGACGATATGCGCGGCCGCCAGGATCGCCTCGCGGAATCCCTCCAGGAGATCTACGCAGCCCTCGGCGACGAGCAACGGCTGGTCCTGGAGTACAAGTTCTTCGAGCCGGCTTTCTATCACACCGATGTTCCGGACTGGGGCACGTCCTACGCCCAGACCCTTGCCCTCGGCGAGAAGGCCTTCGTCTGCCTGGACACCGGCCACCACGCTCCAGGGACCAACATCGAGTTCATCGTCATGCAGCTCCTTCGTCTGGGCAAGCTCGGCTCGTTCGACTTCAACTCCCGTTTCTACGCCGATGACGACCTCATCGTGGGCGCGGCTGATCCGTTCCAGCTGTTCCGCATCATGCACGAGGTGATCCGCGGCGGCGGTTTCGGGAAGGATTCAGGCGTTGCCCTGATGCTGGACCAGTGCCACAACCTGGAAGAGAAGATCCCGGGCCAGATCCGCTCGGTCCTGAACGTCCAGGAAATGACGGCCCGCGCACTGCTCGTGGATACCGCAGCATTGTCAGAGGCCCAGCGTGCCGGGGATGTCCTGGCCGCAAACGGCATCTTCAATGATGCCTTCTACACCGACGTCCGCCCTGTCCTTGCGGAGTGGCGTGAGTCCCGCGGCCTACCTGCCGACCCGATCGCTGCCTACAAGGCCAGTGGCTACCAGAAGAAGATCAACGAGGACCGCGCAGGCGGCCAGCAAGCCGGATGGGGCGCATAA
- the araA gene encoding L-arabinose isomerase yields the protein MPSANNTSLDQYEVWFLTGSQHLYGEDVLKQVASQSQEIANSLNDSSDVPVKLVWKPVLTDTDAIRRTALEANSNDSVIGVTAWMHTFSPAKMWIQGLDALRKPLLHLHTQANRDLPWADIDFDFMNLNQAAHGDREFGYIQSRLGVPRKTVVGHVSNPDIARQVGAWQRASAGWAAVRTLKLTRFGDNMRNVAVTEGDKTEAELRFGVSVNTWSVNELADAVHGAAESDVDALVAEYENLYEVVPELQKDGARHESLRYSARIELGLRSFLEANGSAAFTTSFEDLGELRQLPGMAVQRLMADGYGFGAEGDWKTAILVRAAKVMGAGLPGGASLMEDYTYHLEPGSEKILGAHMLEVCPSLTAKKPRVEIHPLGIGGKEDPVRMVFDTDAGPGIVVALSDMRDRFRLVANVVDVVDLDQPLPNLPVARALWEPKPNFATSAAAWLTAGAAHHTVLSTQVGLEVFEDFAEIAKTELLTIDEDTTIKQFKKELNWNAAYYKLAGGL from the coding sequence ATGCCCAGCGCCAACAATACGTCCCTTGATCAGTACGAGGTCTGGTTCCTCACCGGCAGCCAGCACCTCTACGGCGAAGACGTCCTCAAGCAGGTCGCCTCGCAATCGCAGGAGATTGCCAACTCCCTCAACGATTCCTCGGACGTGCCGGTCAAGCTCGTGTGGAAGCCGGTCCTCACAGATACCGACGCCATCCGCCGCACCGCGCTGGAAGCGAACTCGAACGATTCCGTGATCGGCGTGACCGCCTGGATGCACACGTTCAGCCCGGCCAAGATGTGGATCCAGGGCCTGGACGCCCTGCGCAAGCCGCTCCTGCACCTGCACACACAGGCCAACCGTGACCTGCCGTGGGCCGATATCGACTTCGACTTCATGAACCTGAACCAGGCAGCGCACGGCGACCGTGAATTCGGGTATATCCAGTCGCGCCTCGGCGTGCCGCGGAAGACCGTCGTCGGGCATGTCAGTAACCCTGACATTGCCCGCCAGGTAGGCGCCTGGCAGCGCGCCTCGGCCGGTTGGGCCGCTGTGCGGACGCTGAAGCTGACCCGTTTCGGCGACAACATGCGCAACGTCGCCGTCACCGAAGGCGACAAGACCGAAGCCGAGCTGCGCTTCGGCGTCTCGGTCAACACCTGGTCCGTGAACGAACTCGCCGACGCCGTTCACGGCGCTGCGGAGTCCGACGTCGACGCCCTGGTTGCCGAGTATGAGAACCTCTACGAGGTGGTTCCGGAACTGCAAAAAGACGGTGCGCGGCACGAGTCGCTGCGCTACAGCGCGAGGATCGAACTCGGTCTCCGCAGCTTCCTGGAAGCGAACGGCTCAGCCGCGTTCACGACGTCGTTCGAGGACCTGGGCGAACTCCGCCAGCTCCCCGGCATGGCAGTCCAGCGGCTCATGGCTGACGGCTACGGCTTTGGCGCCGAGGGCGACTGGAAGACCGCCATCCTGGTCCGCGCCGCCAAGGTCATGGGCGCGGGGCTGCCCGGCGGCGCCTCGCTCATGGAGGACTACACCTACCACCTTGAGCCCGGCTCGGAGAAGATCCTGGGCGCGCACATGCTGGAGGTCTGCCCCTCCCTGACCGCAAAGAAGCCACGTGTGGAGATCCACCCGCTGGGCATTGGCGGCAAGGAAGACCCCGTACGCATGGTGTTCGATACGGACGCCGGCCCCGGCATTGTGGTCGCACTGTCCGACATGCGCGATCGATTCCGCTTGGTAGCGAATGTGGTGGACGTCGTCGATCTCGACCAGCCGCTGCCCAACCTTCCGGTGGCCCGCGCACTGTGGGAGCCCAAGCCCAACTTCGCAACGTCGGCCGCAGCCTGGCTCACTGCCGGCGCCGCCCACCACACGGTACTGTCTACGCAGGTGGGCCTGGAGGTGTTCGAGGACTTCGCCGAAATCGCCAAGACTGAACTCCTGACCATCGACGAGGACACCACCATCAAACAGTTCAAGAAGGAACTGAACTGGAACGCCGCCTACTACAAGCTGGCCGGCGGCCTGTGA
- the araB gene encoding ribulokinase has product MNTTENLPLDEQFVIGVDYGTLSGRAVVVRVSDGAELGSGVFEYPHAVVSDRLPTTGQRLPADWALQVPNDYRDVLRNAVPAAVADAGINPEHVVGIATDFTACTMVPTTADGTPLNELERFADRPHAYVKLWRHHAAQPQADRINKLAEERGEAWLPRYGGLISSEWEFAKGLQLLEEDPDVYSAMDHWVEAADWIVWQLCGSYVRNACTAGYKGIYQDGKYPSEDFLAALNPDFKGFVSEKLEHTIGRLGDAAGYLTEEAAAWTGLPAGIAVAVGNVDAHVSAPAANAVEPGQLVAIMGTSTCHVMNGDVLREVPGMCGVVDGGIVDGLWGYEAGQSGVGDIFGWFTKNGVPPHYHQAAAAKGLGIHEYLTELAEKQAIGEHGLIALDWHSGNRSVLVDHELSGVIVGQTLATKPEDTYRALLEATAFGTRTIVDAFRDSGVPVKEFIVAGGLLKNKFLMQVYADITGLQLSTIGSEQGPALGSAIHAAVAAGKYQDIREAAASMAAAPGAVYTPIPENVRAYEALFQEYRTLHDYFGRGTNSVMHRLKAIQRAAHTAITEGVNA; this is encoded by the coding sequence ATGAATACCACTGAAAATCTCCCGCTCGACGAGCAGTTTGTCATCGGCGTGGACTACGGCACTTTGTCTGGTCGCGCCGTCGTCGTGCGCGTCTCGGACGGTGCCGAACTCGGCAGCGGCGTGTTCGAATATCCGCACGCCGTTGTGTCCGACCGCCTGCCCACAACTGGTCAGCGGCTGCCCGCCGACTGGGCGCTCCAAGTGCCCAACGACTACCGCGACGTCCTGCGCAACGCGGTACCGGCCGCCGTCGCCGATGCCGGAATCAACCCGGAACATGTGGTGGGCATCGCCACTGACTTCACCGCTTGCACCATGGTCCCGACGACGGCGGACGGCACTCCGCTGAACGAACTGGAACGCTTCGCGGACCGTCCTCACGCTTACGTCAAGCTGTGGCGTCACCACGCCGCGCAGCCGCAGGCCGACCGCATTAACAAGCTCGCCGAAGAACGTGGAGAGGCATGGCTTCCCCGGTATGGCGGCCTGATCTCTTCAGAGTGGGAGTTCGCCAAGGGCTTGCAGCTGCTTGAGGAAGATCCCGACGTTTACAGCGCCATGGATCATTGGGTTGAGGCAGCCGACTGGATCGTCTGGCAGCTGTGCGGCAGCTACGTTCGAAATGCCTGCACCGCTGGCTACAAGGGCATCTACCAGGACGGCAAGTACCCGTCGGAGGATTTCCTCGCCGCCCTGAACCCCGACTTCAAGGGCTTCGTATCTGAAAAACTGGAGCACACCATCGGCCGCTTGGGCGACGCCGCAGGCTACCTCACGGAAGAGGCAGCCGCCTGGACCGGCTTGCCTGCGGGAATTGCCGTAGCGGTGGGCAATGTGGACGCCCACGTCAGCGCTCCCGCAGCCAACGCTGTTGAGCCGGGACAACTCGTGGCCATCATGGGCACGTCCACATGCCACGTCATGAACGGTGACGTCCTGCGTGAAGTCCCGGGCATGTGCGGCGTCGTGGATGGCGGCATCGTGGACGGATTGTGGGGCTATGAAGCCGGACAATCCGGAGTTGGCGATATCTTCGGCTGGTTCACCAAGAACGGCGTTCCCCCTCACTACCACCAAGCAGCAGCCGCCAAGGGCCTGGGCATCCACGAATACCTCACCGAACTCGCAGAGAAGCAGGCGATCGGCGAGCACGGCCTGATCGCCCTGGACTGGCACTCAGGCAACCGCTCAGTGCTGGTGGATCACGAACTGTCGGGCGTCATAGTGGGCCAAACCCTGGCCACAAAGCCAGAAGACACCTACCGCGCGCTGCTGGAGGCCACGGCCTTCGGCACCCGGACCATCGTGGATGCATTCCGTGATTCCGGGGTACCGGTCAAGGAGTTCATCGTGGCTGGCGGACTATTGAAGAACAAGTTCCTGATGCAGGTCTACGCAGACATCACTGGCCTGCAGCTCTCCACGATCGGCTCGGAGCAGGGGCCTGCCCTCGGCTCGGCAATCCACGCCGCTGTAGCTGCCGGGAAGTACCAGGACATCCGCGAAGCGGCGGCATCCATGGCAGCTGCCCCGGGCGCTGTGTACACGCCGATCCCTGAAAATGTCAGGGCCTACGAGGCACTTTTCCAGGAATACCGCACCCTGCACGACTACTTCGGCCGCGGGACCAACAGCGTCATGCACCGCCTGAAGGCAATTCAGCGCGCTGCCCACACCGCCATCACAGAAGGGGTCAACGCATGA